GCTGCAATTTATCATGTCTGAAAGCTGAAATTTGAGGTGCTAATGCTGTAACTTATGATGTCTAGGAGCTGTTACTTTGATGATTAAATGTTGTACTAATGTGTTGATTAATCGATGATTATTGAAATGTGAGAAAGTTCgtatgttatatttatattgaaATTGTTATGTATTCAAATTATGAATCATGTGCATATAAATGCGTTGTGATGTATTCAAATCAATGTTTTGCTCAATGTTTTTTGGatcaaatattatatttttttttaacaCTACTAACAAGTTATATATAACAACCTTTTCAGTTGCTGATACTCGTCAATTGAAAAATGGATGGAGGGTAAGCTTTGCACTTttgacttgtttttttttttaatcttgttGATGACTTGATGCTCACCTGCACTTTGGTTGTTTTGCAGACATGCTTATACTCTTGTCAATAGTGCTGAAAATCTGTCGCCAAAACATTTCAGTTTTCACCCAGCTGCAAAGCTGAGATTGCAAGGAACGGGCTTCGAAAATTTAATCAAGCTCTCAAGGCCCTCAAGTCATTTCAAATCACTTATTCACGCAGTGGCAGATAGATATAACCGAGAGGAAAAATGCTTTGAATTTGGTAGGGATCAGAAAATTAGGCTTTTTCTAGGTTTAGGAGACGTTCTAAGGATCACTGGCCTTCCGATAGATGGTTGGCCAGTTACAGTAAATGAGAAAGAAGTAAATGTAAGAGACTTGTGTATACAGTGTTTTGGCACAGACAAGTTCCTAGAACCATCAAAAACAGCAGAAAAACCAAAAAGTGGAATTTGTCTCACTTGGCTGAAGGACAACTACGGGCACTTGGATGAAAATTATGTCCTCAAAGGGCAGCAACTTGACCAGTATGTTCGAGCTACAGTGCTCTACATCATAGGGTCTGTAGTACTCCCTAGTGTAGCTAAAACGGTGTCTCCAATTTATCTAACATTTTTGAAGAATGTTGATAAAATTGGAAGTTATGCATGGGGTGCAGCCATGCTCGCAAGTCTGCACCGCTGCCTCCAGAACGTCAACAAATGCACTTCCAATTGTCTCTATGGCAATTTTCATTTTGTGACGGTGAGGATAGAAGTTATATTTATAGTTTCCTTTTGTTGAggtccaattttggcccaacttaaacaaaaaaatttatacCCAACTAACCCTAAATACCTTAAGTCCAAGATTAACAGCctaaatacatttaaaaaaaaaagaaagaaacctAAACCTAAAAAAACCCTAGCTGTCGCCCTAGCCTTGTCAGCCACCTGCTCCACCGCTTGTCAGTCACCTGCCACCGCCACTTGCATCTGCAGAACAGAGGAAGAAAAGACAATAAGTAATAAAAAAAAGGGACTTGCAAATGGCTATAAAAGTCAAGCGAAATTGTAATGAATGGAGGGGGGGACATATTTTTGTATACTAATAGATCAATATATCGAGtagaaattttaataataaaaaaagtgcGAGTTTAACACCAAAACCAGCAACCATATAGTCCAAATCGGAAAAACAAAACACCAAGAATCAGAGATCAAAAAACCAAAGGTGATTttacccctttttttttatttttgattttcgaATCTATTTACTCACTTGcatgtatataaaaaaataaaaaaaaaataaaaaaaggaaaactttaccttttccggccaccgtgCAGGGTGGTTGACGACGGCGGCGACTGCGGTGGGCCACTGTGGCGACCGGACTGAAACCTCGCAGGAGCAATGGCCTCTGCAGAGAACAAAGAGGAAgaaaggaattttttttttaaaaggggagAAGAAatgaacttttaaaaaaaatttgggtttATATAGGCCACCAAAACGTCGTCGTTTTGGGACTGGCCTTAAacacccaaaacgacgtcgttttgagacGACTCGACCTGATCTGACCCGCTCCAacttcaggatccgcgtgttttcattGGAGGGGATATTTTCGCATTTAGCCCCTCTTCTTTTTTATTACTTTGCAATTAaatcattttttatatttaatttggcCCCGAAATTTGCCGC
This is a stretch of genomic DNA from Gossypium arboreum isolate Shixiya-1 chromosome 11, ASM2569848v2, whole genome shotgun sequence. It encodes these proteins:
- the LOC108482169 gene encoding protein MAINTENANCE OF MERISTEMS-like → MDGGHAYTLVNSAENLSPKHFSFHPAAKLRLQGTGFENLIKLSRPSSHFKSLIHAVADRYNREEKCFEFGRDQKIRLFLGLGDVLRITGLPIDGWPVTVNEKEVNVRDLCIQCFGTDKFLEPSKTAEKPKSGICLTWLKDNYGHLDENYVLKGQQLDQYVRATVLYIIGSVVLPSVAKTVSPIYLTFLKNVDKIGSYAWGAAMLASLHRCLQNVNKCTSNCLYGNFHFVTVRIEVIFIVSFC